One genomic window of Monodelphis domestica isolate mMonDom1 chromosome 1, mMonDom1.pri, whole genome shotgun sequence includes the following:
- the LOC100021091 gene encoding probable E3 ubiquitin-protein ligase TRIML1, which yields MAMAKLAENLKEELTCPVYMDYFSHPVNLGCGHSFCQPCLLRTWREVDKSCPCPECRRAFQIKDLESNHCLGKLSSLARNIRPYLLQLRMERAICERHQEEQKLFCEEDQTLHCVSCFESQEHSRHTVHLIEMAAEDSRDKLQKTLDLLWKEVEMIQNMLTEERQKMETWNEQADAWRESIRAEYKRLYEFLKCEEKWHLQNLSRDESKNIKNLRESETRLSQHLQSLKEIIIDLEQNGQKPDLQLLKVGGGTLKRIKSLLSHRPEATIIQVSMAPITGIWEMMKHFRVNVTLDPESACPYLIVSENMKTVTHRGYQQYIPVAPHQFEDSIILGAQVFTFGMHYWEVNVGESRKWAVGVCKASLSRNASVSLSTGDVFLLTHFQKRNTYSMMTTPFCIEYHSNSPIQKVGIFLGYDQGSISFYDALKNSLIFRFPAFPFSDPLKPIFCPCPPRGEENGIPMTIDP from the coding sequence ATGGCAATGGCAAAATTAGCTGAAAACCTCAAGGAAGAGCTGACTTGTCCTGTGTACATGGACTACTTCAGCCACCCAGTGAATTTAGGCTGTGGCCATAGCTTTTGCCAACCTTGCCTCCTTAGGACCTGGAGAGAAGTTGACAAATCCTGCCCCTGTCCTGAATGCAGAAGAGCCTTCCAGATAAAAGACTTGGAGTCCAACCATTGCTTGGGAAAGCTGTCTAGCTTAGCTAGAAACATTAGACCCTACTTATTGCAGCTGAGGATGGAAAGAGCAATATGTGAGAGacaccaggaagaacaaaagttaTTCTGTGAGGAGGATCAAACCCTCCACTGTGTATCCTGTTTTGAAAGCCAGGAGCATAGCAGGCATACAGTGCACCTTATAGAAATGGCTGCAGAGGATTCTAGAGACAAGCTCCAGAAAACTTTGGATCTTCTCTGGAAAGAAGTGGAGATGATTCAAAACATGCTGactgaagagagacagaaaatggaGACTTGGAATGAACAGGCAGATGCTTGGAGGGAGAGCATTAGAGCAGAATATAAGAGATTATATGAGTTCCTAAAGTGTGAGGAAAAGTGGCACCTTCAAAACTTGAGCAGAGATGAAAGTAAGAACATTAAGAATCTTAGAGAAAGTGAGACCAGGCTTTCTCAACATCTTCAGAGCTTAAAGGAGATCATTATAGATCTTGAGCAAAATGGCCAGAAACCAGATCTCCAGCTTCTGAAGGTAGGAGGAGGTACACTGAAGAGGATCAAGTCCCTTTTAAGTCATCGTCCAGAAGCTACCATTATTCAAGTGTCCATGGCTCCAATCACTGGAATCTGGGAAATGATGAAACACTTCAGAGTGAATGTGACACTGGATCCTGAAAGTGCCTGTCCTTATCTCATTGTGTCTGAAAATATGAAGACTGTAACCCATAGAGGATATCAGCAGTATATACCAGTTGCTCCGCACCAATTTGAAGATAGTATCATTTTGGGGGCTCAAGTCTTTACCTTTGGAATGCACTACTGGGAAGTAAATGTGGGAGAAAGTAGGAAATGGGCAGTTGGGGTATGTAAGGCATCATTAAGTAGGAATGCAAGTGTTTCTCTTTCTACTGGGGATGTATTTCTCCTTACACATTTTCAGAAGCGAAATACTTATTCTATGATGACCACACCTTTCTGCATAGAATATCATTCAAATTCACCAATCCAAAAAGTAGGAATTTTTCTAGGTTATGATCAAGGatccatttcattttatgatGCTTTGAAGAATTCTTTAATATTTCGTTTCCCTGCCTTCCCCTTCTCTGACCCCCTGAAACCTATATTTTGTCCTTGTCCCCCCAGGGGAGAAGAGAATGGGATTCCAATGACTATAGATCCTTGA